The Sabethes cyaneus chromosome 3, idSabCyanKW18_F2, whole genome shotgun sequence DNA window ttttcatatggaaattttccattagttatgtgcggattattttgagtgtagactAACAAATTCCCTTACACCATGCCACTTGGATATTAAAATCCGCACGCCTGCTTAGTTTCATCTCCACAATTGCAAATTGAggtcaaattcttcaactacagcctaatcaacgccTACGTCTACCGATAAATGTTAAAACCGGTGCTAGTAAGCTTAGTAGTTCTACGACAAACTCGAGAGTGCCCAAAAgcatgacgtgaaaatcatcattctTCCATCCTGTCATCGGAAGTCATAGCCTCCATCTGTTGATCATTGATAACGGTCTGAgagtcataaattttgccgtggccatctgtagcatctCTAGCTCTCAAATCGCTCAACTCTTGATTGACGTTCGGCATTTTTCGGATATCATCgttgtacggtcttttcggtgGCCAAATATCGTCTCTGACCACTATCTTAtcgtgtgtaagattcgcgcTAAGTTTGCGAACGCGGCGAATACTCGCACTGAGAAGATGCTACGTTTCAACATCCGCCGGCAGATGGTGTGGTAGTGGAATACGCCAAAAAGTTTGAACAGTGAGCAGCCAGCAATGGCAGACGGAGCTTcagcaagaattttgccaagcCTGTTATGCACagtgatagtgctggcaacctgcttaccgacaaaacgaccGACAAACGGCAGCCAGAAGGAAGGAGCATTTCTGGACGCTGTTGGATGGAGAGATAAACACGGAGGTCCAATCCACCtgagtattattattctggctGCGCCACTTTGCTGCGTTTTCAACGAATCGTTATCGAAAGGAAGATTCCCTGAAGTCTGGAAATATTCGTATATATTCCTGGTTTATAAGAGTGGTAACCGTCATAATGTACGAAAATACCATGTAATTACCAGTTTATCGACTGCATCCAAGTTGTTCGAAATGATTGTAAGCGCTGTTATGTTAAGTAGTACGAGGAACTACATATCTTCATggatcagcatggatttatgcctggtCGTTGCGTGACAACGAACCTCCTCGATTTTATGTCAAACTGCATTCGAGATATTGAACATAAAGCACAAGTCGATGTAATCTATACAGACCTGAAAATTGCATTCCACCGAATTCCTGCTTAATAAAACTTTACGTTTGGGAGCTTCACAGCGGTTTGTAACGTGGCTAAAATCATTCTTGTGTGATAGAGTGCTGCAAGTTAAGCTTGCATCGGATTTATCACCtacatttacaaacaaattaagtgtaccgcagggtagcacGTTTGGCCCTCTCCTTTTCAACGTTTTTTTCAATGAAGCAGCAAATGCCATAGGAAATTGTTGCCGTCTAGCTCACGCCGATGACTTAAAGATCTAActgacgattcgttgcatcgagcATTACTAAGTGTAAGATGATTACACTTCACCGAATTCGATCGCTCATTATTGTTGAGTATAGTATTGATAGGCAAGCGTAAGACAGAATCGACTATGTTAAACATCCTTGGTGTTATGACGTTTGATAGGCACCGAACGGAAATTGTTTCTTAAGCAAGTACGCAACTTGGGTTCATCACAAAAATAGGACAGGACTTCAAAGGCCCTTATTTTTTGAATGCCTTGTACTGTTCCCTTGCACGGTCCCTATTTGGCGCACCTTCGCGCTTGTATAAAATTACCAGATCCagttcattttaatttttatgttagttcattaagacaaattttgttagatgatataaaataaataaagaaataaaggaTCTGGAAGGAAGAACAACTACCCAAGGAGTAGTGGTTAAATGGCCTTATTTGCCCTATATTTAAAAATTGGACATCGATTCGAGTACTTTAATTATTGAGGTATTACATTGCTTAATTCTGACTATATTGTGCTCTCCTGTATCCTGTTATGTATACTGAGGAGGTTAGCGGGGTCCTTCGTCAACGAGTACCGAGTACGAGCTTGATGGTCGCTCCACGGTGAATCAGACggatcagttactagacaagttccgggagtacaacttgcagacacatcacctttttgtggactttaaggcaagggtacgattcagtcaaatgaaatgagctgtggcagataatgctagaacatggtttttcaaCGAAACTAGTtgagctgattcgtgcgacgctggatgggtccaaatcatgtgtcagaatagcgggtctGACCTctgccgctttcgtgacgttggatggactgaagaaAAGGGATGCATTCTCTAATCTGCTATTCATCATTGCCTTGAAAGGTGCAAtatgaagagcaaacgtggaaaggaacaggactatcatcacaaaatcgcacatgcttcttggttagCCCGCTCAGTTAGCtctgaggtacgatgctggtctaacaagccagtcttcgtatgttcgaatctcgactgggcggtgccgctttagagttaataggatctttacactagtcccgtaattttcctgtactctaataaccagctgcgaagtctgtcggtaaagaagagtcaaattcttaaggacgtttatacccatgaccttactttttcttgattttgcggatgtcGTCGATATCATCGTAATCAACTGTAGAGCAGTGAAAGAGGCTTTAGGGCCTTTCAGTAAGCCACGAAGTAATACGACGAATTGGAGCTGTGAATCGGGTTTTCTGCGGATTTCGCAGCCAACTGAAGTCTTGTTGCCACGATTAAAAGAAAACAGTCGCGAACCAGCTGAAAATAAAACCTACAATATTAACTCAAAACAAATTATATACAAAGTAATGGACAAAATATTCCTTTTCGGAATAAACTAACCGAAAAACATCAACTAAAACGGTCGTTTTTAAGTGTCCCACTACCGTAGAAACACACGTAGGTAGAGTACACTTTCTGCTTttaaaagcagaaaaatcaATAGCAGAACACGGCTCAAAGCTGTGTTGTAATTATCAAAAAAAGTTGtctttgctttcattttcctttttcttgttttttaatGATTGGCATTAAAACCTTTTTAAAGATCACCCTAAACACtagcaattgttttttttttgttgttgtgtgATGACTTTCACTAATCTTTTATGTTCTCGGTTTCGTGTTACCTAATtctgtttttttgcttttatgcaaattttttttgtctaTACTATGAAGAGTATCAGTAACATTAACAACAAATCGGTTCGCTCGGTTCGCCCTCGTCTCCTCGGGTCGACACCACCCGCGCGCCCTGTGTGGTGTGCTTGGGTGTGTGCGTGTTTTTCTCCtagttttaagtttttttttctgtttacttCTGTAGTATTATTACTTTAGTATATCATCGTTTCATCAAATTGTGTGAAATGTTTATTAGCGGATctaaaattcacgtaaaaacattgttttttttctgttttgtttttgttcgtcTCCTAGTTAGAACTATTTACAAAATGTGCTGTTATAGTGCAGCTGAGCTCAGAGTTTTGTTTGGttggtttttttgtttgtttgtttgatcgTTTGTTTGTATCTATGTGTGAGAGTGTGTGTTGAGTGTTAATTCTGTTTGGTTACGTATTGTTTTCGTTTCGCctcttttttttgttgctggTCAATAAAAATCGCTTCGCTCGGTGGCGGGGAAATTAGAAGACCGTTTGAGATCGATAAAAATTATCACCCGTAATTCGGAAAGAGTTCACGAACGAATTGAACTAATACACCCGCCGCCTTCGGCTGCGATCCGTTGATAGAGTGTGATCAATTGCAAGAGCAGTTCGAAAATGCTTCATCATCAGAACTGAAAAGGGCTTGCGGTGGTTGACTAGTAATGTAACGAAAACAAAGCAGTGGCAATCACCGGATGGAGGACTTTCGTTACGCCACAATAGAAGACGAAAACATGGCCAAGCCCTTGTAGGATGCAGGAAACCAAACCACATCTAAGAAACAAACTTAAAAGTCAAACCTTTCTCACAACTCCGTCACCGAGTAGAGATCATTGTTGGCCTGTAGTCCACCGCGCTGCAGCGATCGATAGTAGACGTTCGGATTCTTGCTGCTCTCCGACGCACGGGACTCGTGGTGGTACTCGTGACTACCGTGACCACTGCGATGTGCACCTCTTTCCCGGTCTCGGTCCCGATCGCGATCGCGATCACGATCCCGATCCCGATCTCGGTCCCTATCACGATCACGGTCCCGGTCCCTTTCCCGTTCACGCTCTCGTTCACGTGACTCATTCGATCGTGATTTGCTCAGAATACTTTTCGGTTGCTGCGGTGCCTGCTGAGTCACAGCTTGCTGTGACTGTTGCAgcagctgttgttgttgctgttgttgctgctgctgctgctgctgctgctgctgtgaatAGTGGTGATGATGCGGCATCGCTTGCTGTGATGGTGTTTGCGTGCTAAAGGAGCTCGTGTTCGCACCCGGCCCACTATGATAGTGGTGATGATTCTTCGGCAGTGTCTGATAGCTTTGCTTCTGCTTTTCGATATTGCTCGCtttctgttgctgctgttgctcgcGTTCGCTGCTGCCAGAGTAAGACCGATTTCGGCTGGACTTTGACTCGTATCCACGCTCGCCATGGCCAGTGTACCCGgcatgctgttgttgctgctgctgctgctgctgctgctgatgctgatgttgctgctgttgataGCCAGTGCTATGACCGGACAGCTGTTCCCGCTGCCAGGGTTGCTGTGTCAGCTGATGGTATTGCTTAAAGTGTAATTGGTTTTGCAGCTGCTGCTGAATGGCGCTGAAGTTCGTCTTTCCACTGGCAGTTATGATGGTGTGGCCTCCGCCAAGTCCACCGTAAGATTGTAACGACGATGAAGACGACTGGTGCGAGGGAGGTTGAGGTAATGGTTGCTGAGGTCTGTTGGTGGAGGAAACGGATGCGGTCCGGGACTGATAGGTGACGTCGTCTTTGTGACGGTTTTTCGGCGGAAGCATCGGTGGAGTTACCTGTTAGGGTTGGACGAAGCAAACGAGATCGGTTGAGTTAAGGTCGGATTCGGGGTTTTTCGGCGACTTACCTTAGGCGGTATCGACGGCTTCTGTTGAATCTGCGGGGGCGGATGATGCTGGGGTTGAGGCGAAGGTTCTTTCATGGTGAGACTGCTCTGCTTATTCGGTCGCTGTAGGGACCGGTATTGGTTCAGAGTGGCTGCACAAAGCGGTTGTTGATTGTTCTTCATGTTCTGAGCCGACGTCGGAATCTCTGGCAGTGGTTGGTTGATAATTGAGATATTGCTCTTGGTAGTGGCCGTCGATGCGGACGATGGTGGTGGGCTAGCGAATGCCGATCCTGCTCCGGTCTCGTGATACAGCTGATTGGTGCTGGACAGCGAGCGATGATGCTGTTGTGTTGGTTGACCTGCCTGCTGATGGTAGACGGTGTCGATGCTGTAGACAGTTGGCTGGTGTTTGTTGTCCAGATTACTCTCCTTTTTCAGAATCGATGTGGTTCCTGCTTCTGAGAATCCGCTGGGTTTCTTGTACGGTAGTGTAGCACATGAGTACGATTGGTTGTAGTCTTTGTAGTCTTTGGAGACGGTGGAGATGTTTAACTGCTTCTGTTGATTCGATGTCTGGCGATCCGGTTTATCCTGTAGTTGGATGTGCTGCTGTTGAGGATGCTTGAAGTGTCCTTGACCTTGCGCCACTACTGGCTGCTGGACATTCTTCAGCAGTGGACTTGGACTAGTGCCCCGTCCTCCGCCAGCAACTCCAACCGTTAGGGAACCTCCGTAGCGACCTCCGTGCCGCAGTGTGGCACACTTGTTCACATTGGCCGTCATCTGGCTCCCGACATTCCGTATCGCCTTCGGGCCGATACTGACATATTTTGGGTCGAAGCGATTGAAGCCGTTGTTGCTAATGTCGCGTGGATCTTTATCCGAGAGGGTCGTTGTCGATGCTGTCAGTTTTTTATCTGCAAGCGAGCTGTTCGCGTTATACGGATGAGGAGAGGTGGGAGTTCCGAACTCACCTAACTTGTTACTGCCTGCAGACTGATTGCAGGCAGGCGATTCTCAGTAGAAATCGCTCGATTCGAGCGTTTTACACTGTTTACTAAGCGTTGCGTACTTGCCGTTGTTCGGCCCGCTTAGGTTATTCTGCTGCTGCGACGGCAGTCGGCCCAAGGTGTGATGCCCGGAAGCTCTAAACGTGtttgaagaagaagaaacaaaTTTCTATTAATTAACCTAATCGACCACAGATGAAACTATGTGCTGAGGAAATTTTGTGTGACATCTAGATCGTTGTTGGCGCATGTTTTCAAAATGAAAAAAGCCTGCATGAAAACGGATTTAACAACCAAAAAGTGCGATCAACTTAAAGTTTACATCGTCTACCAACGGACACAAAGGTGCTTGCTAAACATACTACCTTAACATCCTGGAGTTGCTAGAAATCCTTTCAAGGGGGAGTCAAAATACGAGAACAATAAAACAACGATATGTCATCCTTCGCTTGAAACCAAACCGAAAATGATCGGATGGACAAaagatgaaagaaaaaaaaagaaaaatgaatatAAAAAGCCATGCCTGTTATCATGCACCACAACGTTATAATCTGGTGGCGGTGACTCATCGCCACTGTAGGATGCCAACCCGCGCAATCCGTGCGTCGTCCCGTTGCGGCCGCTGCTCGGAATCAGTCCACCGGTGGTACCGTTGGTCGTGGCCGCCTGGGCATGCAGCAGCGTCCGGTTGACCGTCATCGTTCCGGACGAGATCGGAACGGACGGCGAAGCCGTCGCAGCACTGGTCGGAAAGAGCGGTGTCGTTTCCGATTTGTCCTCGTAGGGTCGtctgcaaacaaaacaaaaatttacgaCATGTCATTCGTTAAGACTCGCACCCGCAACTTACTTCTTCGTCAGATAGATCCAAGTGTGCGAATCGACGCACACCAGTAGGCTAAGGATGGCCGCCGATACCAGACTGGCTAGCAGCATTAGCGTTAATCCCAGCAGGCCGCCTTCGCACAAACCGCGCGTTGCATTGGCGTAATGCTCCATCACGGTTCGCCGGTCGGCCATGGCCGACAGTGCAATCAGCTGCCGCTTGCTGTCGTCCAGTTCCCCGTTCAGCCGGTTTATCTTCGAACTCATCTCGAACCGCGGGTACAGATCCATCGCGATGCGGGTGACCGTCTCGAGCGATTCCTTGGCGCGGTCCACGTAGTCTTTGGATTCGTTTAACCGAAGCACGTACCGATTGGTGCCGACCGAGCTGCAGTAAGTGTACTGGACATccttcagcttctgctgcaaTGGGAGAGAATGCCGACGATAGAGAAGGGATCTTTGAAATAAACTGCCAAAAGCACATCGAATAGTTTACATCAATTATAAACGCAACCTGATGCCGGTTGGTTCGGTGGGTGGAAGGGAGGGAAAGAAGTTTCTGCTTCAAGAATTTCGCTATCACAGGAATGTTCCCGTAAAATTAAAGCACTGATTGTACGCTAGATTGAGCTCGTGTCTAACTATTCGGAAACAAGAGcaaagttttttgttttttatttctctctctctctattttGGCTTCGTCGTggtacttttttccttttttagttTCATTCAACTCTTTCGGGTATGAAACACAGGCACCCGCCACCACACAGGTTTTCGACCCGAAATGAGAATGATGGCGGTTGTTAAGTATCATTGGTGGAGTATTTAAAGCACTCTTTAGGAAATGGAGTTTTTTCACCGGCAGGACTGCATAAAAATAGAAATGCTGTGATTTTTTATACTGTTTGCCAGTAGACTTCTTCATAGCTTTAATTGCGCCCAACTTTCATAACTAACATCATTAAACATTTTTCGTTTGCCTTGAATTAGTTTCGTACACTGTTGATGGTGTTTTCGTCATCAGAAAAGAGCGCTCACTATTGCGAGtaatcaaatttttgaattCTCAACAACCTTACCTTCAAACTTCATTAACCAGGAAACAACGATAACGCCATTAAGATTGACATGTTCCCAAAACATATAAcgaaaattttctacattgcATGGATTTATCCAGccaattaaacttaaaattttacttgaaattcgaattcaattcaattcaatagattttaaattatgctaaattggattgaaactaaacttgagaTCAGACTTTGAATTACATTTGAAGTTAAAAtgggaattgaaattaaaattttactaaaaattggattggaaatcagagtttaaccctctaacgggcaacatcgtaaaaacgatgcgatcaagctaaagactgttttatcatgaaagtacactcaaaagaaccttaattTCTGatgttcatgcaaaaataattatctggaggagcgccaggttagaaaaagtccaaaatCTCTTTtgcgtttttcatgtctaacgatctacccagatattttttcaattcaaacacattgcaaaattgatataaagcataAAATGTACTCATCGAAaatttttaaggtcaatcatttcgttctagatgtgctttttcatcaaaagtaaaaaagaatatttcgtgcattaattattttcgaaatttttcggaatttttgtttttgaaaaatgataacttttgaatgcatagtcagaatgttgtgatattaataccaaatgtcaagaaatctgttctgaacacattttgcatattgtcaatttaaaacaaatgtcGTATGTGGCTGTCTACAGGctgtctacagacggccttacccgttagagggttaaatttgatttaaaatttaaaaattaaaattaagtaTTAAATTAAACTCGACATTAGGCTTTAAATCAGACATgcaattggacctgaaattaaGCTTGACATGGgatattaaattaaacttgagtttgtactttacttaaaattaagattgacatatttcgtcttCCTCTCCCACACATTTTACAGAAAAGATTCTCTTCATTTCACTTTTCCAGTTCCGTTTTCGACTTTTTGTtccggttttcttcttttcagtaccgttttcttggttattgcactcacttttcttctttttccttctgtttttcctctatttcttacgttttccttctttcctgtttcgtttttttcgtttcctgtctcattttttttattttcagtgttatttttccttttgtgaaaattcgtctgttccgtttttcctttaggccattacaaatattttataaaggttttgtcCTTTCGGTGTCGGGCCGTTAAAACCCCCTTCAGTGGCGGGGGGGGGGAGTGGTTAGTaacaacaaagagatttttttaatcgagcgaaAACAAGAAAGacaattccattgtttgaatttccattactgtttcgtgttagaagcgttaattccaATCGTACACTCGTTTGTCGAGTACACAGGAAACAGAGTCTTCtattttctgttacgtttattttgttttcggcTCCCGTTTTTCCGTTTTGCTTTCCGATTTTCCGTTTTTAACAAGTTTTAccgtttcctgtttttctttcccgtttttctattttttcagtcacctctttttttcttttgctgtcACCTCCTCTTTCCATTTGTGTTGTTTATACCGCTGTTTCCTGTGATTTCTCTCCTTTTTCGGTCCCGGTCCCGGTTTTCGTCC harbors:
- the LOC128744325 gene encoding alpha-protein kinase 1-like, producing ESPACNQSAGSNKLGEFGTPTSPHPYNANSSLADKKLTASTTTLSDKDPRDISNNGFNRFDPKYVSIGPKAIRNVGSQMTANVNKCATLRHGGRYGGSLTVGVAGGGRGTSPSPLLKNVQQPVVAQGQGHFKHPQQQHIQLQDKPDRQTSNQQKQLNISTVSKDYKDYNQSYSCATLPYKKPSGFSEAGTTSILKKESNLDNKHQPTVYSIDTVYHQQAGQPTQQHHRSLSSTNQLYHETGAGSAFASPPPSSASTATTKSNISIINQPLPEIPTSAQNMKNNQQPLCAATLNQYRSLQRPNKQSSLTMKEPSPQPQHHPPPQIQQKPSIPPKVTPPMLPPKNRHKDDVTYQSRTASVSSTNRPQQPLPQPPSHQSSSSSLQSYGGLGGGHTIITASGKTNFSAIQQQLQNQLHFKQYHQLTQQPWQREQLSGHSTGYQQQQHQHQQQQQQQQQQQHAGYTGHGERGYESKSSRNRSYSGSSEREQQQQQKASNIEKQKQSYQTLPKNHHHYHSGPGANTSSFSTQTPSQQAMPHHHHYSQQQQQQQQQQQQQQQQLLQQSQQAVTQQAPQQPKSILSKSRSNESRERERERERDRDRDRDRDRDRDRDRDRDRDRDRDRERGAHRSGHGSHEYHHESRASESSKNPNVYYRSLQRGGLQANNDLYSVTEL